The region GCTCCAGcactgaggatgatgatgatgatgatgatgatgtcatcagccTGAACTGAGTTCATTCAACACACTGATTAATCacataatgaatgaatacagcTAAAACATATACAAAACTAATCAACTAGATCTGCATTTCATACGCAGGTAAACTGAAGGAAAAACTGaacgtgagagagaaagtgaaaaaaacatgtaagcagaaaaaagtaagaacatgaaagagaaaagaagcaaaaatgAAGAATAGAAGCATTGAATAACAGaaagaaaattttaatttgagaaAGACATTACAGTTCTCGCTTTATTGTTTATCaaaagaacccttgaggaacgTTTTGATGTTCTTGTGTTGTGCTGCAGGACGCTGAGATGGAGAGTTTGGCTGTGATGGAGAACGAGTTGGAGAACATGGCTCAGAAACTCCACAAGCTGCGACACGGCTGAAACACACTAGGTTCACCTCCAGAGGAacctgatgcacacacacacacacagacacgcacacatagacacacacacacacaccgtgctcTGCAGCATAAACACACGTTCAGGACATGATCCTGCTTCAGCTTCATCTCTGTCTTGCTCGCTTACTGAAGAACACGGCACATTAGAACATCACAAGattaacaagaagaagaagaagaattataataaaaatcataataattaagaataataattaataatcagtAAAGAGGAGGATTACGTgttcttttaaaaatgcaataatatttttatttgaatagaatTGAAGTGGAATTTCAGCTGGGGTTTATTTTAGACAAATAAAGATTGAGCGAGTTCTGAGTGAGTCATGCGACTGTTGattgctgtgtgtgatgtgaaaaaaacaaaacaaaaattgagcacgaaatgaaaaaaagacagaaaagagagaatgaataaaGGATGTTGTAACAACCAGGACTCAAGAGTGAAGACGTTTAATGACGTAGAGACCACAAATCAGCAACCAGATGATGAGCCACAGTGATAAAGAACAGGTCAGAATGTCAGGAGCAGATTCATGGATAATAAAGCATACGGAGAGTAAAGTGTCTCCACAGCAGGATCACCAGAGCAGCAAAAGATCAACCAGGAGCTTTCTGTTGGACCTGAAAGTTTCACACGTGTAATTTAGAAGCAGGGTTAAGAAACTTTGAAGCTCTTAAGCAAACACCAAACGTGTCAGCGCTGTTAGAATCTTACGGCTGgtcgcttagcaacagacacccaatcagGAAGTGAATAGAGCCTCTGTGCCTcatatcaggtgaaaaccaggacgtagctGAACGACAGCGAACAAAAACGGCTCGGTAGATAGAGTCAGACGACAAAACACACTGTGAACATGACGGAAGTGCGGCGCACAAGGTCATGTGCAAACAGGAAATGATCAAAAGTCAGGGTAGGGCGCCCTCTGCTGGTGTGACTAAAATAGAAACTATAAAATATGAAGAATAAAAGGACAGGACACTGACAGGACAAGGACAGGACACTGGCACAACACAGTTGTTTAACTAGAGTTTATTCTCTGCACCCGTTTCCTTCCATTACATGTCATTGAAATGTGGCAACAacaacatatacacaaatactgtgtgtacagtatatacaaatataacacacacacacaaaatataccaGTGTTTAATTCTCAGTGAAAATCTCcttattttcatatttacatttttagctcTAAAAGAACACAGGTAGAGTGGGAGTGATGgttctgatcacacacacacacacaaccacaatgGCGCTGACATGAAGACCTCAATGGGATTGAAGTGGagactttcagctttaattctagggatttacaaaaaagaaaaatgaactaTTGAGGgttatataatcatttatttacagagtCTCTCCTCATCTTGGATGAAACTCTTTCCCGAGCCCAGGAAGGATCAGTAGAGTAACGGTTGAAGAGGCTGCTGGATCAAATCCCAGCCGTGTGTCTGGGAACTGAGTGAAGAAACGTGAAGAAACGAAAGAGTGGCTCAGTATGGTATGTACATTAAAGCTGAAGTTCTCGACTTCAGTCTCATCTAAATTGTTTCATGTCAAATCCACTGTGGTGGTGTACAGGAGCAAGAGCACAGAAATAATGACACTGTCCCAATACTTATGAACTTATGACTTTCATAAAAATCATCAGACTGTCCAGGAAAAAtcttcacttaaagacatataAATCAACTGGAGAGTTTTTCTACACCTCCTTCATTCAGTTCTGTCCTAAATCGTCAGCTAGCCACTAATTCACATTCATACTAATCAGTTCTAGCTAATCACAGCTAGTGGTTAGCACAGCtctagttttttattttctttggtaTCTGAAAACTTTTATCTGAAAGAATGAATCAGCTAGCATCGAAGATACAATCGTAGCTAAATAATGCTAGCGGCGCTCGTCTCGGGGGTCAGCGCATGTGTCATGGATCGAGTGGTTAAACGGAGAAACAGTCGACGTGTAAAAACGTCTCGCTCAAAGCTGGTGACTCTGATGGTCGAGGCAGTGAGGTGGTGATCCTGGTGTGACCCAGAAAAGTCATACTTTTGCGATTGCTTAATCTGAGGTTTGGTTCATGTTCAGTTGCGTTAAAACACAGATAAATTAAATTATCTTAGCAGCTGTAAAGGTTTCTCACTCTAGTGGGAgtgatgaatatttaatttgtgtttatttaaatgatgtacAGAGACACTGAGcgatgaagatgaggatgacAACGATACCATGAAGATTACAcctaatatttacaaatattaataatgttagcCTGTCCTAGCCAGGATGCTAGTCTGCACTAGCCTGTACTAGTGGgagtgttgtcatggttacagcGAGTGCTTTCCTATGAGCttatctgttgttgttgttgttgttgttgttgttgacccATCAGCTAGCACTTTGAGTAAAGAGGTATGAAGTTATGAATAGAAACAGAGCTGTTTGCTCCTCAAGAAGCTGCTTTGTCTAAACTTGTGCAAttcccttgttttttttctccacctcTTTCTCTTAAAAAACGATTTCTCCTGCATGTGTAAGGCACGTTATGGTCAGTAAAGTCCAGTTCCTGAAAAAGCAGAGTAGTTAAATCACTTGGTTTAGTTCAGATATTGATTTGTTCTTTTCCTCTTCGATCTTTGCACAAATATCAGCACATCTTCGGTCATTACGCATACAGAGGCctgacaggaagtgatgcaATTGAGCAGGAAGTGGTCAAACAGGGTCACTGTGAGGGCGTGTGTGCTGTGAGACGAGAGCGCCGGTGTTGGTGGTAGGTGGAACCCAGTTCAGCGTTGCAGCAGTTCAGACCCTTCTTCATCACCTCGCTGTCCATCATCAAGGCAACGCTCTCGTTTCCCAGCATGCCACAGGGCAGCTGGCTCACTCTGTTGGCTCGATTGGGGGCGTGGCCCTGCAGGACGCTGGTCAGGTGAGTCAGCAGGTCATCGAAGAACGTCGGGACTCCTTCATAACCTGGTGGAACGtatcaaatatttatcattatgACATGTGTACTAATTCACATTCATACACGgggtcatgtgacatcacataCTTTAAGTAGAGCTCTGCCCACCTGACCAGGGGAGGATAAAACCTAGCTAGAACACTGCAGTCTTGTACACAGGGGTGAACGCCAACCATGTgtctctttatatttttaatcttttcctATTGATTACAGATGAAAGAAGTAACAGTTTTAACGTCTTCCCTAGGTTTTGTAATGAGACGAGGGAGGTGTTGACTCACTACTGCGATAAAACCAcctgagagaacacacacacacacacacacacacacacacacacacacacacacacatcactacagcAACAGCATGTCCCCTGTATCatgactcacaaacacactcgctgATAAATATAACTGTGTAGCTGCAGATGCTCTGAATCTTTACTCCAGAATCTTTATTCTGCAGGAACTgttatttaataagaaaatatataaacaaatatacacaacaaTAAAGAGACAATATTTACGTTTTTACAGTAATTTACTGCCAGATTTTACTGCCTGATGCTTCACACATCAAGTATTAAATTCTTACACATTTAACTTATATGTTAATActgaacatatatataaatatttactgcTAAACAAGTCATGAAtatttattgcttatttttaatagtttttaaaagTCCAGGATGCAAAACAAGGAGCTGAAATTATTTGTCCTGACTGTATACttgtttactgtaaaataaaaaatgattaaactCTTCTACAGGAAGTtgtgaaataaacagataaacatcaCATCATGACATCATTTGTAGCTGAAACATGAAGAATGAAGCCAGCTTTATTTTACTCCATACTGACCCCGTGTGGTCCATAGGTAGAACTGCACCGGGACGGAACAGATAATCCGAATCTTTCAGATGAGTCGTATGCTAATGATTCGTTTCCTTTTGAACGGTCACTAAGGTAAGTGAATCAGGTGCTAAGGTGTgaatccttattttttcttttcgcTGCAGCTGATGAGCTTCAGATGTGGAGGCCAAAGCAATACAACTATTTTAGTAACTTAATGATTATCAAACAGATGCATATATTAGTGTCTGACTCAGTGAAACATTTGATCTTGTGATTCACTCTCTTGTTCATATATCAGTGTTtgactcagtgaatcatttGATCCTGTGATTCACTCTCTTGTTCATATATCAGTGTCGgattcagtgaatcatttgATCCTGTGATTCACGCTCTTGTTCATATATCAGTGTTTGACTCAGTGAATCTTTTGATCCTGTGATTCACTCTCTTGATCATATATCAGTGTTTGACTCAGTGAATCTTTTGATCATGACTgacattcaaatatttaaaaaaaagtcttgaaaGATTAAGACAAATTGTTGTCATTTATAGATTAGTAAATGACTCATTGAGTCTCAGTGACTCCTTAAGTGCATCTTTAAGCCATGACCATGATTCTGTTCTCTCACATTCAGTGAACCATTTGATTCCCAGATGAATTAATATTTTCTGTGCAGGGCTACTTGTGAAcactttagttttgttttgctttaaactttaattgtactCTTTTCCCACCTGGAAAGGCGTTGATATCAATAACAGCGTGTTGTCCTGACtggttgttgatgatgatgtcaaTTCCAAACAGTGACACCCCGAGAATCTGTCTTAAACATCTGGAAATTTTCtggatgacatcatcactaGGTGCCCTGCACTGACCCTCCACGTCCTCCCTCTAATGAAGACACAAGGAAACAAGTGACATGGAaacatgaacagagagagaacttGGGGGGGATACAGAGGGGGGAATAGAGGGAATATGAAGGAGCAGAgagtcagaacacacagaaaacataaagagaacatggaggaaagaaagaaagaaagaaagaaagaaagagaaagatcaGAGGAGGACTGTGTAGCACACCCATGTTAACAGAAAGctgagatgataaaattgaCTCACAGAGGTGAGGTCTGATGATGACTCTGGTTTGGACACATGATGACTGTTAAACGATATTGCTCTTCtgtctgtgacacacacacacttattataatCACACATCATATATATGTAATGAAGGAAATATAATTAACAACgcctttaaacataaataaacatgagcATTATGACGTCACACTGCTCAAATAAATGTGATTGGCCAGCAACTAGCAGGGGGTGGAGTTTACTCAGATATtctataattaaagaaaaactgtTTGATTACCTTTGGCATGTGGAACATGAAACACCTTGAGACACAGCAATTGTACATGTCTGTCTCCTTTAACCTCTAACCACAAATAAACCGACTAGCattgatatttatattaatccTTTTCTTTTGACTGTCTCATCATCACAGGGACAAAAgctagaaaaaaagcaaaagaggtGAGCACACCTTTAAGGTGTAACAGGAAGTGGTCTAACCTGTAGGTCCAGACGGGAAGTTCCTAATGGAAGGTCTCTGCACCACTCTGTATGCCTCACCCACCACAAACACCTTGTAGAGCATAGCGTTGTGGTTTATGAAGCTCTGGAGCACGCAGGGGGGTGAGATATCCTTCAAGTCTTCCTCACTGAAGATTATGGCCATCtacaggacacacaaacacacacaacagatgaCCCCCTGAAGGTACTCATTAACTAAGTGAATGTGCTCAGGTaacgaacgcacacacacacaaacacacacacacacacacacacacacacacacacacacaaacacacacagtatctgtACGAGGTGTGGTCAGGTTTGTTTTACAGCACTGAGATAACGAGGCTACGCTATGAGTTCAGTGAGTTTATAAAGCCAAtaattcctctgtgtgtgtgtgtgtgtgtgtgtgtgtatacagtacactcataaacacacctGACCATCAGCTCACCTGGATTCATTCTACTACTCAGAAGTAACTTATTCATGTGAAACATCCCACACAGTCAAGACAATTATTCTACGAGTCAAAGGCACAATCAATTCTTTATTgattcattatttcttcattaatGATTCATTACTGACTCTTTAGTGATTCCATGTTCATTATGACTGCAGGACAGAAAAGCTATGAGAGATCTAgaggtaaataaaaaactagggaacacacaaacacacaaacccttGTGTGCACAAGTTTGTGCACCCTGACATTGAACAGTCTTTTTACTTTTGttaatttcttaatttattgcactatatttaattaatctgtgcttcttatttttttttgccaggagCAATTCTGACTCAGAGACTCAGTGTCTGTAAATATTAAGAATTGCTAATATTCATCCTGTATGTTATAATGGGGTTCAGTTACATCAGTTTATGAACATAAAGTTTTGGTGTTCGGTTAGACAGCAGGGGCAGATAGATGGGGCGTACAAACTTTCGCTCTGTTGTGTAAATGACCTGTGGCAGTGTCACAGATAGCCGAGGCGAGGAGGAGGAGCATCACACGGTCATGAGACAAAATGGGCATGTGCTCAAATACATAAGACAAGTTAGATCATTAACGAGGAGTGtaataacagcacacacacacacacacacacacacacgcacacacacacgcttacctCATGAGAGTTCACACCGTGCGCTACCTGAGTCTTACACACTGTAACAGGAAACATGAAAACCACAATGTAGAGTGTTAGTGTAGAGTATTACACACAGCATCACTGTTATAAAcacgtctatctatct is a window of Tachysurus vachellii isolate PV-2020 chromosome 3, HZAU_Pvac_v1, whole genome shotgun sequence DNA encoding:
- the itpk1a gene encoding inositol-tetrakisphosphate 1-kinase isoform X2 — protein: MEDQGPLDAIIHKLTDHIVEADQNVIKAQRLIQSVQEYIDAHPETVILDPLSGIRTLLDRFRSYALIHRMEECLEDERICSPPFLVLSSGCGPDMLEQLHKRDITFPFMCKTQVAHGVNSHEMAIIFSEEDLKDISPPCVLQSFINHNAMLYKVFVVGEAYRVVQRPSIRNFPSGPTDRRAISFNSHHVSKPESSSDLTSREDVEGQCRAPSDDVIQKISRCLRQILGVSLFGIDIIINNQSGQHAVIDINAFPGYEGVPTFFDDLLTHLTSVLQGHAPNRANRVSQLPCGMLGNESVALMMDSEVMKKGLNCCNAELGSTYHQHRRSRLTAHTPSQ
- the itpk1a gene encoding inositol-tetrakisphosphate 1-kinase isoform X1 produces the protein MVVSFRAKTESSGGVYSQYRETHTSSVGLICLYQLREMQTFVKGKRVGYWLNEKKIKKLNFQVFVDMCRKRGIEMVQLDLSRPMEDQGPLDAIIHKLTDHIVEADQNVIKAQRLIQSVQEYIDAHPETVILDPLSGIRTLLDRFRSYALIHRMEECLEDERICSPPFLVLSSGCGPDMLEQLHKRDITFPFMCKTQVAHGVNSHEMAIIFSEEDLKDISPPCVLQSFINHNAMLYKVFVVGEAYRVVQRPSIRNFPSGPTDRRAISFNSHHVSKPESSSDLTSREDVEGQCRAPSDDVIQKISRCLRQILGVSLFGIDIIINNQSGQHAVIDINAFPGYEGVPTFFDDLLTHLTSVLQGHAPNRANRVSQLPCGMLGNESVALMMDSEVMKKGLNCCNAELGSTYHQHRRSRLTAHTPSQ